Proteins encoded by one window of Perca fluviatilis chromosome 13, GENO_Pfluv_1.0, whole genome shotgun sequence:
- the LOC120571071 gene encoding gastrula zinc finger protein XlCGF17.1-like, with protein MRSHTGEKPFSCSVCTKSFTYSANLRSHMAVHTGERPFICSVCRKSFKQSGSLKMHMRTHTGEKTFSCSECGKRFARKQHLQTHMITHTGEKPFSCSVCKKSFTERGSVKTHMRIHTGEKPFICSECGERFCYKSYLKTHMITHTGEKAFSCSVCKKTLADRGSVKAHMRIHTGEEPFSCSECGKRFNQNSNLKRHMITHTGEKPFSCSICKKAFTQSSHLKYHMKQHKGEEPSTSSGDQEQSENLSHVGTL; from the coding sequence ATGAGATCTcatacaggagagaaacctttcagctgctcggTCTGTACGAAATCTTTTACATACAGTGCAAATTTACGGTCACACATGGCAGTGCACACAGGAGAGAGGCCATTCATCTGCTCAGTGTGtagaaaatcttttaaacagaGTGGAAGTTTAAAGATGCACATGAGAACTCATACAGGAGAGAAaactttcagctgctctgagtgtgggaaaagatttgCCCGCAAGCAACATCTGCAGACACACAtgataactcacacaggagagaaacctttcagctgctcggtctgcaagaaatcttttacagagagaggaagtgtaaagacacacatgagaatccacacaggagagaaaccttttaTTTGTTCTGAGTGTGGAGAAAGATTTTGCTACAAGTCATATTTGAAGACTCACAtgataactcacacaggagagaaagctttcagctgctcagtctgtaagaaaacTTTGGCAGATAGGGGAAGTGTAAAggcacacatgagaatccacacaggggaggaaccatttagctgctctgagtgtggaaAAAGATTTAACCAGAACTCAaatctgaagagacacatgataactcacacaggagagaaacctttcagctgctcaatctgtaagaaagcttttacaCAGAGTAGCCATTTAAAATATCACATGAAACAACACAAAGGAGAGGAACCATCTACTTCCAGTGGGGACCAGGAGCAGTCAGAGAATCTCAGCCATGTTGGAACTCTCtga